TCTCATCAGTCTCTGCGAGCTTGAACGCGATGACTACCGACCGCGTATCCTGGTCCTCAACTATCCCAGCAACCCGGTCGGAAGCTCTTACACGACCGATGAACTGAAAGAACTGGCAGGCGTCGCCCGCAAATTCCAAGTCATCGTGCTCTCCGATGAAATCTACGGCCCCCTGCACCATCGGGGTGAGCACGTCTCGATCGCGCGCTACTATCCCGAGGGGACGATCATCAGTTCGGGGTTGTCGAAGTGGTGTGGCGCCGGCGGGTGGCGGCTGGGAACGTTTGCGTTTCCCAGCTCTCTGGATTGGCTGCATGCGAAGATGGCCGCCGTCGCCAGCGAGACCTACACTTCGGTCAGTGCACCGATTCAGTATGCGGCTGTCCGTGCCTTCGAGGGCGGGACAGCGATCGAACAGTATCTGTGCCATGCGCGTCGGATCCTCTCAGGTCTCGGACAACAATGCGTGGCCACGCTGACCCGATCGCATATCAGCGTGACTCCGCCCGTGGGCGCATTCTATCTCTTCTTAGACTTCACTCCGCTGATGGACCATCTGGCCAGGCGCGGAATCCGGACGAGCGATGCACTCTGTTCCAGACTGCTGGTAGAGACCGGTGTCGCTGTTTTGCCGGGAAACGCCTTCGGACGCCCCCCCCGCGAATTGACGGCGCGGTTGGCCTATGTCGATTTCGATGGAGCAAAGGCGATGGCCGCCAGTGAGACGGTTCCCCTCGATCAGCCGCTGTCCGACGATTTCGTCGAATTGCTCTGTCTCAACGTGATGAAGGCGACACGTCTCCTGGCCGATTGGGCAAACGGCGTCGATTCCTGACTCATTTCGGGCAGTACCGTCCCATACAAATCCGGTCAGAATCGTCCCCAGGGCCGTGCGTTCCCCTTGGCTGGTTGTTCCTGCGGTTTGTTAAGATTTTCCCGGTCGCAAGGAGCCGGTTGATTCGTCGATGGCCGTCGTTGTAGTATTACTTCAATCAACGGGGCACATTGAGAGGAAAACATGAAGACGCTGTACCTTGTTCGGCACGCTGAAGCGGTCGGAAAAGGGAATGCGATTCCCGATTTCGAGCGTTCGCTGACGCCCAAAGGAATCAAGTCGGTGCGCGCGGTCGCACGCCGTCTGGCCAAACGTGACATCCGTCCCGATCAGATCGTGTCGAGTCCGGCCAATCGCGCGCTGGAGACGGCGCACATCTTCGCGAAGACCTTCGAGTATCCCCTCGAGCAAGTCGTCCTGAAATCGGCGCTCTATGACGACCAACGCATTCCGACGCTTCTGGAAGTTTTGCGCGGACTCGACGAGAGCGTCGAGTCCGCCTTGCTGTGCGGTCACGACCCACTGTTCACGGAGGCAGCCGGTGCGTTGATCGAAGGATTCGACAAATCATTGCCCAAAGGCGCCGTCGTGGGGATGTCGGTCGAGGGCAACGAGTGGGCATCGGTGATGCCCGGCAGGGGACGCTTCATTCTGTACGACTATCCCATGTCCAAAACCGAACTGCAAAAAAGACACAAAGTGCTTCGCCGCCGGCTGACCGAGAGCATGGTCGCTGAGCTGCTTACCGTGCTCGATTCCGTCGACCCGATCGCGGCGAAAGCGATTCGCGATTACACGACCAAAGCATGCCGGCGGGTGGCAAGCAGGTTTGTCCTGACAGCCGGGCACGCGGCGCTGATGCCGATGATCGTGACTCCCGCGACCCCGCCCAAAGACGCCGCGACAACGGCGTCTGCCTGAGCCTGCGCACAGCAACACGCGTGCCGCCGATCTGCCGCCCAAGCCGACGCGCGAGACGATCAACACAACTGGGCGACTGAAACGTACATCTTGTGAGAGGTATAAATAGCCGGTGAGCACACCCTTCGCCAGCAAAGAAGTCAGTTGGCTGTCGTTTAACGAACGCGTCCTGCAGGAAGCTTCCGATCCGTCGGTTCCTCTGATGGAGCGGATACGCTTCATGGGGATATTCTCCGCGAACCTCGACGAGTTCTTCCGCGTGCGAGTGGCGACCCTGCAGCGGCTCGCCCGTCTGGGCAAACAGGCCAAAACGAGCGAGGGCCACAATCCCAAGAAAGTGCTGAAGGATGTGCAGGATATCGCGCTCCGCCAGTATCAGCGGTTCGACCAGGTGTACGAGGAGATCCTCAGGGTGCTGGCGGAACGCGATATCCACTTCGTCACCGAAACAGAATTGACCGACGACCAGATGGAGTTTCTCAAATCGTACTTCCACAGCGCGGTACGCCCTCGCATCAGCCCGTTGCTGATCGATCAACTGTCCAAGCTGCCCGATCTGCGTGACGATGCGACCTATCTGGCGGTCATCCTCCGCAACGGGGCGGGCAAATCATCGCCCAAACACGCGTTGATCGAGGTCCCTACAGGCGTGCTGCCGCGCTTTTTGTTGCTGCCCGCGGAGGGGAAAAAGCGATACGTCATGTTTCTCGACGATGTCGTCCGTTTCGGCCTCAAGCACATCTTCCGCGTGCTGCACTTTACGACGTACGAGGCGTACGCGATCAAGTTCACACGCGACGCAGAACTCGACTTCGATGACGACGTCTGGGACAGTTACATCAAGCGCGTCTCGCGCAGCCTGAAGCATCGCAAGGCCGGCATCCCGGTCCGCTTTGTGTACGACGCGAGGATTCCCCCGTCGCTGTTACAGGTTCTCGTCAAGAAACTGCGTCTGACCAAGGACGATCCGTTGATTCCCGGCGGGCGATATCACAACTTCCGCGACTTCATGGTATTCCCCGAGCTGGAGTTGGGCAA
This genomic stretch from Candidatus Zixiibacteriota bacterium harbors:
- a CDS encoding aminotransferase class I/II-fold pyridoxal phosphate-dependent enzyme; its protein translation is MARALGSAYDGGAMHLPAGADVRIDKPVSLNMNVRALGQSATLAINDISRKLSAEGHTVYRLGLGQSPFPVPQPVVEALKANAHEKDYLPAAGLPALCQAVADHHRRRDGVEIRPRDVLVGPGSKELMFLLQLVYYGELIVPTPCWVSYVPQAAILGRHVSLVPTSADDGWHMTAESLISLCELERDDYRPRILVLNYPSNPVGSSYTTDELKELAGVARKFQVIVLSDEIYGPLHHRGEHVSIARYYPEGTIISSGLSKWCGAGGWRLGTFAFPSSLDWLHAKMAAVASETYTSVSAPIQYAAVRAFEGGTAIEQYLCHARRILSGLGQQCVATLTRSHISVTPPVGAFYLFLDFTPLMDHLARRGIRTSDALCSRLLVETGVAVLPGNAFGRPPRELTARLAYVDFDGAKAMAASETVPLDQPLSDDFVELLCLNVMKATRLLADWANGVDS
- a CDS encoding histidine phosphatase family protein, whose protein sequence is MKTLYLVRHAEAVGKGNAIPDFERSLTPKGIKSVRAVARRLAKRDIRPDQIVSSPANRALETAHIFAKTFEYPLEQVVLKSALYDDQRIPTLLEVLRGLDESVESALLCGHDPLFTEAAGALIEGFDKSLPKGAVVGMSVEGNEWASVMPGRGRFILYDYPMSKTELQKRHKVLRRRLTESMVAELLTVLDSVDPIAAKAIRDYTTKACRRVASRFVLTAGHAALMPMIVTPATPPKDAATTASA